One genomic window of Candidatus Pseudobacter hemicellulosilyticus includes the following:
- a CDS encoding TonB-dependent receptor, translated as MRKRSSTRSFYGIVVPMQLQAGKAAHAVFLLIAMLFSTLVSAQTPHTIKGKVTGPKGEALEGVSISVKGAATGTATDAEGNYSLQVANAQVTLLFSSVGYLDAEMPVNGKATIDVQLQVAASDIGEVVVVGYGSQRKKDLTGAVAVVSVNEVTKRQATTIGEAMQGLASGVVVRGGGQPGSEARVEIRGLKNLTGTSPLYVIDGMITSANRDFNPNDVESIQILKDASAAAIYGSRAANGVVIITTKRGKKGPMKVDFSAKSSIQVTPRYNLAGKDEFVALNYMAYDNAGVPRQNLNLDVTTDWQDEAFQTGNMQDYNVSFSGGSDNGSYMVSANYFDNKGTVISTGFNRLSLRVNAQGSKGIFSFGENLALSNARNDEMSGNPYIDVVRLLPTIPVKDPANPGGYGYGSESRARTFGTNPVAIADLEDRSNENFRVRGNLWGELKLAPWLKYRINLGYETSSDNYTYKRKAGNWQLNQAFDPAIYNENRARWQSLLVENTLSFNKRFGKHSVNAVAGQTYQKDDYGQIWGTKRNMLFNTSNGNYYWELDQGNTPQLGGYSQKAAIMSYLGRIEYNFDEKYLFNAVIRRDGSSRLGRGLQWGSFPSVSAAWRISQEDFFDVSWINDLKIRANHGTLGSTSGIGYWDYLPIINTFSTIAMGRNQGVYPGGTQVQLVNENLKWETLTQSNFGVDASILDNKVTITAEYFIANTKDVLYQMPILMTTGNDGGNPPVNAASLKNQGFEFSVTYNGKAREVNYYVTANLTTLNNKVKGLGYGRNDVFTGTTRTTIGSAAASWFLLQTDGLFQTQDEINNYRNKDGVIIQPTAKPGDIRYVDHNGDGQITNDDKVLRGSPWADFELGLNMGASWKNFDLTMNWFGSFGSTLYNGYYALVDRFDDNSNYRSGVKPWTPENPNTGTPRALYASNLNSRGDTDRWLEDGSFMRLKYISLSYSLPTSLLKRIGFSSAQITLSGQNLITITGFNGLDPEFNNGNMFERGFYNMQFPTLKMYSAGLNFGF; from the coding sequence ATGAGAAAAAGGTCCTCAACGCGATCCTTTTATGGTATCGTCGTCCCGATGCAGCTCCAGGCAGGCAAAGCCGCCCACGCTGTTTTTCTGCTGATTGCAATGCTCTTTTCTACTCTTGTTTCAGCACAGACTCCACACACAATTAAAGGCAAAGTAACCGGTCCCAAAGGCGAGGCCCTGGAAGGCGTCAGCATTTCCGTGAAAGGCGCTGCCACCGGTACGGCTACTGATGCCGAAGGCAACTACAGCCTGCAGGTAGCAAACGCACAGGTGACCCTGCTGTTCAGCAGCGTAGGTTACCTGGATGCGGAAATGCCCGTTAATGGTAAGGCTACCATTGATGTGCAGCTGCAGGTAGCTGCCAGCGATATTGGGGAGGTGGTAGTAGTAGGTTATGGCTCCCAGCGTAAGAAAGACCTTACGGGTGCTGTGGCCGTAGTATCCGTTAACGAAGTGACCAAGCGGCAGGCCACCACTATTGGTGAAGCCATGCAGGGCCTGGCCAGCGGCGTAGTAGTACGTGGCGGCGGTCAGCCAGGTTCAGAAGCCCGGGTAGAGATCCGCGGTCTGAAGAACCTGACCGGCACCAGCCCGCTGTACGTGATCGACGGTATGATCACCTCTGCCAACCGCGACTTCAATCCCAATGACGTTGAATCTATTCAGATCCTGAAAGACGCCTCTGCCGCGGCTATCTATGGTTCCCGCGCGGCCAACGGGGTAGTGATCATCACTACCAAAAGAGGTAAAAAAGGCCCCATGAAAGTGGACTTCAGCGCCAAATCCAGCATCCAGGTTACACCCCGTTATAACCTGGCCGGTAAGGATGAATTTGTGGCCCTGAACTATATGGCCTATGACAATGCAGGCGTTCCCCGCCAGAACCTGAACCTGGATGTAACTACCGACTGGCAGGATGAAGCTTTCCAAACCGGTAACATGCAGGATTATAACGTCAGCTTCTCCGGCGGCAGTGACAATGGCAGCTATATGGTTTCCGCCAACTATTTTGATAACAAGGGTACGGTGATCAGCACCGGCTTTAACCGTTTGAGCCTTCGCGTAAATGCACAGGGTTCAAAAGGTATCTTCAGCTTTGGGGAGAACCTGGCGCTGAGCAATGCCCGGAACGATGAAATGTCCGGCAACCCTTATATTGATGTAGTGCGCCTCCTGCCCACTATACCTGTAAAGGATCCGGCTAACCCCGGTGGTTATGGCTATGGCAGTGAAAGCCGCGCCCGTACCTTTGGCACCAACCCTGTAGCTATTGCCGACCTGGAAGACCGCTCCAACGAGAACTTCCGCGTACGTGGTAACTTATGGGGTGAGCTGAAACTGGCTCCCTGGCTGAAATACCGGATCAACCTCGGTTATGAGACTTCCAGCGATAACTATACCTACAAACGCAAAGCGGGTAACTGGCAGCTGAACCAGGCCTTTGATCCTGCTATCTACAACGAGAACAGGGCCAGGTGGCAATCACTGCTGGTGGAAAACACCCTCTCCTTCAATAAACGGTTTGGTAAGCATAGCGTCAATGCAGTGGCAGGACAAACTTACCAGAAGGATGATTATGGCCAGATCTGGGGCACCAAGCGGAATATGCTGTTTAATACCTCCAACGGTAATTATTACTGGGAGCTTGACCAGGGTAATACGCCACAGTTAGGTGGTTATTCGCAGAAAGCAGCCATTATGTCCTACCTCGGACGGATTGAATATAACTTCGACGAAAAATACCTGTTCAATGCCGTTATCCGCCGGGATGGTTCTTCCCGCCTGGGCAGAGGACTGCAATGGGGTTCTTTCCCCTCCGTGTCAGCAGCCTGGAGGATCAGCCAGGAGGATTTCTTTGATGTAAGCTGGATCAATGACCTGAAGATCCGCGCTAACCATGGTACCCTCGGCAGCACCAGCGGTATCGGTTACTGGGATTACCTGCCTATCATCAATACCTTCTCTACTATCGCCATGGGACGGAACCAGGGAGTTTATCCTGGTGGCACACAGGTGCAGCTCGTGAACGAGAACCTCAAATGGGAAACGCTGACCCAAAGCAATTTTGGTGTTGACGCCAGCATCCTGGACAATAAAGTGACCATCACCGCAGAGTACTTTATTGCCAATACAAAAGACGTTCTGTACCAGATGCCCATCCTGATGACAACCGGCAATGACGGTGGTAACCCGCCTGTAAATGCCGCCAGTCTGAAGAACCAGGGCTTTGAGTTCTCTGTTACCTATAATGGTAAAGCAAGAGAAGTGAATTATTATGTTACTGCTAACCTGACCACCCTGAATAATAAAGTGAAGGGCCTGGGTTATGGTCGTAACGACGTGTTCACCGGCACTACCAGGACCACCATCGGTTCAGCCGCTGCCTCCTGGTTCCTGCTGCAGACAGACGGTCTGTTCCAGACACAGGACGAGATCAACAATTACAGGAATAAGGATGGCGTGATCATCCAGCCCACTGCCAAACCCGGCGATATCCGCTATGTTGACCATAACGGCGACGGACAGATCACCAATGATGATAAAGTGCTGCGTGGCAGTCCCTGGGCAGATTTTGAACTGGGCCTGAACATGGGTGCTTCCTGGAAGAACTTTGATCTGACCATGAACTGGTTCGGCTCCTTTGGATCTACCTTATACAATGGCTACTATGCCCTGGTAGATCGCTTTGACGATAACTCCAACTACCGTTCAGGTGTTAAACCCTGGACGCCTGAGAATCCCAATACCGGCACCCCCCGCGCTTTGTATGCTTCCAACCTGAACTCCAGGGGAGATACAGACCGCTGGCTGGAAGATGGCAGCTTTATGCGGTTGAAATATATCAGCCTGTCCTATAGCCTGCCCACCTCCCTGCTGAAAAGGATCGGTTTTTCCAGTGCACAGATCACCCTGTCCGGACAGAACCTGATCACTATTACCGGCTTCAACGGCCTGGATCCTGAATTCAATAACGGGAATATGTTTGAGAGAGGTTTTTACAACATGCAGTTCCCCACGCTGAAGATGTATTCTGCAGGTCTGAACTTTGGGTTCTAA
- a CDS encoding glycoside hydrolase family 43 protein, whose product MKKPVMILYALMLVSMVMCGKDNNDGGTTPPPTTPAKQPVMLADPFVLKHEGKYYLYGTSGSTPDAGIPVYQSSDGKNWEGLAGKAANGFALALGQAYGTAGFWAPEVFYKNNTFYMFYTANEHMAVATSSSPLGPFTQTDKQPLHAEKEIDPHVFVDSDGKSYLYFVRFDNGNRTYGAELNEDWLSVKDNTIKEVVKQSQDWEIVSGAQWPVTEAPALLKHNNLYYLFYTANDFRSPAYNVGYATASSPLGPFTKFEGNPIIPKSNNIQGTGHNAFVMKGDTLMMYYHAHYSPSVVGPRRTLYSACKFVANGSGADIFQVSENKQVPVIGVP is encoded by the coding sequence ATGAAGAAACCCGTTATGATACTGTATGCGTTGATGCTGGTGTCCATGGTGATGTGCGGCAAGGACAATAATGATGGAGGAACCACGCCACCACCCACCACGCCGGCAAAGCAACCCGTCATGCTGGCCGATCCCTTTGTGCTGAAACACGAAGGCAAATATTATCTCTATGGCACTTCCGGCTCCACCCCGGACGCAGGTATCCCGGTATACCAGTCCAGCGATGGAAAGAACTGGGAAGGCCTTGCAGGTAAGGCCGCCAACGGATTTGCCCTGGCCTTGGGACAGGCATACGGTACAGCAGGTTTCTGGGCTCCCGAGGTATTTTACAAGAACAATACCTTTTACATGTTCTACACTGCCAATGAACATATGGCGGTAGCCACCAGCAGTTCTCCTTTAGGGCCGTTCACGCAAACGGATAAGCAGCCGCTGCACGCAGAGAAAGAGATCGATCCGCATGTGTTTGTAGACTCCGATGGTAAAAGCTACCTGTATTTTGTCCGGTTCGATAATGGCAACCGTACCTACGGCGCCGAACTGAACGAAGACTGGTTGTCTGTCAAGGACAATACCATCAAAGAAGTGGTCAAACAAAGCCAGGATTGGGAGATCGTCTCCGGCGCACAGTGGCCTGTTACCGAAGCGCCGGCCCTGTTAAAGCACAATAACCTGTATTATTTGTTCTATACGGCCAATGACTTCAGAAGCCCGGCCTATAATGTGGGATATGCAACCGCTTCTTCACCTTTGGGACCTTTTACCAAATTTGAAGGCAACCCCATCATCCCCAAATCAAATAATATCCAGGGAACAGGGCATAATGCGTTTGTGATGAAGGGCGATACCCTGATGATGTACTATCATGCGCATTACAGTCCCTCGGTGGTAGGACCGCGCCGCACACTTTACAGCGCCTGTAAGTTTGTGGCCAATGGCAGCGGAGCCGATATTTTTCAGGTAAGTGAAAACAAACAGGTTCCCGTTATAGGTGTTCCATAG
- a CDS encoding cellulase family glycosylhydrolase translates to MKLIRLSWLLLIALVMIQATACNDAENKGNEQAAKADSVTARGIWTKEEANAWYARQPWLVGCNFIPSTAINQLEMFQAATFDTATISKELGWAASIGMNTVRVYLQDLLWDQDAAGFSERLNTFLAIASRYNIKPILVLFDSCWDPFPKTGKQRDPKPFVHNSGWVQSPGYEALKDSTQYPRLEAYVKGVVAKFANDDRILLWDVWNEPDNPNESAYGKVELPNKEEYVRPLLLQTFEWARSVNPSQPLTSGVWLGDWSSPDKWKPIEKIQLEQSDVISFHNYDDAAEFEKRIKWLQPLGRPLFCTEYMARGNNSYFEGSLPVAKKYKVAAVNWGLVDGKTQTKYAWDSWKKQYTGEPELWFHEIFHTDGKPYRAKEVELIKSLTATESASK, encoded by the coding sequence ATGAAATTGATCCGACTTTCCTGGCTGTTGTTGATAGCACTGGTCATGATCCAGGCAACTGCCTGTAATGATGCCGAGAATAAAGGAAATGAGCAGGCCGCCAAGGCTGATTCCGTCACTGCCCGTGGTATCTGGACAAAAGAAGAAGCCAACGCCTGGTATGCCAGACAACCCTGGTTGGTTGGTTGCAATTTTATTCCCAGCACGGCCATCAACCAGCTGGAAATGTTCCAGGCTGCTACTTTTGATACCGCCACCATCAGCAAAGAGCTGGGCTGGGCCGCCAGTATTGGCATGAATACCGTTCGCGTATACCTGCAGGACCTGTTATGGGACCAGGACGCAGCCGGTTTTTCAGAGCGCCTGAACACTTTCCTGGCTATTGCCAGCCGTTACAATATCAAACCGATCCTGGTGCTGTTTGATTCCTGCTGGGATCCTTTCCCCAAAACAGGCAAGCAGCGTGATCCCAAGCCTTTTGTACACAATTCCGGCTGGGTACAGAGCCCTGGCTATGAAGCGCTGAAGGATTCCACCCAGTACCCCCGCCTGGAAGCGTATGTAAAAGGTGTGGTGGCCAAATTTGCCAATGACGACCGGATCCTGCTATGGGATGTATGGAATGAACCGGATAATCCCAATGAGTCCGCCTATGGTAAGGTAGAGCTGCCCAATAAAGAAGAATATGTCCGTCCCCTGCTGCTGCAAACCTTTGAATGGGCCCGCTCAGTGAATCCTTCCCAGCCCCTGACCTCCGGCGTCTGGCTGGGCGACTGGTCCTCACCGGATAAATGGAAGCCCATTGAAAAGATCCAGCTGGAGCAAAGCGATGTGATCAGCTTTCACAACTATGATGATGCCGCGGAATTTGAAAAGCGCATCAAATGGCTGCAACCGCTGGGCCGTCCTCTCTTTTGCACTGAATACATGGCACGTGGCAACAACAGCTATTTTGAAGGTTCCCTGCCTGTGGCCAAAAAGTATAAAGTGGCTGCTGTGAACTGGGGCCTGGTAGATGGTAAAACCCAGACCAAGTACGCCTGGGACAGCTGGAAAAAGCAATACACCGGTGAGCCTGAACTGTGGTTCCACGAGATCTTCCATACAGATGGAAAACCTTACAGGGCCAAAGAAGTGGAGCTGATCAAAAGCCTGACCGCCACTGAAAGTGCGTCAAAATAG
- a CDS encoding RagB/SusD family nutrient uptake outer membrane protein: MKQLIRSALAISLLAFILPACSKDQLEIENPNSITQGEFWKTENDAELGINAAYAMFYKPGIWSRWIYFRLDLTSDEGFSKSPWIELADWTRFQYVNYNFWEGNSWTWRDIYKSIYRCNQVLAYVPAIEFTDNTKKERILAQAKFLRALNYYYAAILWEKIPVVLEPSKPDDLPPQKTLAEVWAQVEKDLTEALPVLPVEWDDNNVGRPTKGAVNAFLARTYMQQHKWPEAKTALDYFFTGEGNGKYGLVTNYQDNFTHTNENNRESVFEIQFSDANIGGGDGDNPNQNMGSNRAQFFAPRGIGWSDGQARYWMVNEFKKEKTLDDKVDPRLRYTLFYPALEADFGDKVYGRSWEWNNDEAWFRKYQRDYYRSNEDYFAQNNYRMVRYADILLMYAEVLNELDQRAAAADYVDEVRERVNLAPLSVNYGAALASKDAFRERLKMERVLELCGESVRWADLKRWGDLDTQERVNVVAQRDPDFLNFVVGKHIRLPIPQTEVLNNPFLDQNDKY, from the coding sequence ATGAAACAGTTAATAAGGTCAGCACTCGCTATCAGCCTGCTGGCATTCATATTGCCTGCCTGCAGCAAGGATCAGCTCGAGATCGAGAATCCCAACTCCATTACGCAGGGAGAGTTCTGGAAAACAGAAAATGATGCAGAGCTGGGTATCAATGCAGCTTATGCTATGTTCTACAAACCCGGCATCTGGTCCCGCTGGATCTATTTCCGCCTGGATCTTACGTCAGATGAAGGATTCAGCAAGAGTCCCTGGATTGAACTGGCAGACTGGACCCGCTTCCAGTACGTGAACTACAATTTCTGGGAAGGCAACAGCTGGACCTGGCGCGATATCTACAAAAGTATCTATCGCTGCAACCAGGTGCTGGCCTATGTTCCGGCGATTGAATTCACGGACAATACCAAAAAAGAACGCATACTGGCCCAGGCTAAATTCCTGAGAGCCCTGAATTATTACTATGCCGCCATTCTCTGGGAAAAGATCCCCGTGGTGCTGGAGCCTTCCAAACCCGATGATCTGCCCCCGCAGAAAACACTGGCGGAAGTCTGGGCACAGGTAGAAAAAGACCTGACCGAAGCCCTGCCCGTACTGCCGGTAGAATGGGACGACAACAACGTAGGCCGTCCTACAAAAGGCGCAGTGAATGCATTCCTGGCCAGGACCTATATGCAGCAGCACAAATGGCCCGAAGCTAAGACTGCCCTGGATTATTTCTTCACAGGTGAAGGCAATGGCAAATATGGACTGGTGACCAACTACCAGGATAATTTCACCCATACCAATGAGAACAACCGGGAATCTGTATTCGAGATCCAGTTCTCTGATGCCAATATTGGCGGTGGTGATGGAGATAACCCCAACCAGAATATGGGTAGCAACCGCGCCCAGTTCTTTGCCCCCCGCGGTATTGGCTGGAGCGATGGTCAGGCCCGTTACTGGATGGTGAATGAGTTCAAGAAAGAAAAGACCCTGGACGATAAGGTTGATCCCCGGCTCCGTTATACCCTGTTCTATCCCGCACTGGAAGCTGATTTTGGCGACAAGGTCTACGGCCGCAGCTGGGAATGGAATAATGATGAAGCCTGGTTCAGGAAATACCAGCGCGATTATTACCGCAGCAATGAAGATTATTTTGCGCAGAACAACTACCGCATGGTCCGCTATGCAGACATACTCCTGATGTATGCTGAAGTACTGAATGAGCTGGATCAGAGAGCCGCCGCTGCAGATTATGTGGATGAAGTGCGGGAACGTGTAAACCTGGCGCCCCTGTCCGTAAACTACGGCGCAGCCCTGGCCAGCAAAGACGCTTTCCGCGAACGCCTGAAAATGGAAAGGGTACTGGAACTCTGTGGTGAAAGCGTACGCTGGGCCGACCTCAAACGCTGGGGCGATCTGGATACCCAGGAAAGAGTGAATGTTGTTGCGCAAAGGGATCCGGACTTCCTCAACTTTGTGGTAGGAAAGCATATCCGCCTCCCGATACCGCAGACCGAAGTACTGAACAACCCCTTCCTTGATCAGAACGATAAGTACTAA